The DNA window TGCTGTTGGATGATGGGAGAGGCAAAGGCCAACATTTCCAGGCCCCAGGATGGAGTGGTCTAAATCTCTCCTTCTGGTCAGGCATGTTGCAATCTGGCAGGGGAAAGGCCAGACGTTCATGGAGCTCACTTTCTGGAAGGATCCTGGGATCTGCTGGCTCTCTGGCTTCCCATGGGGTGTTTGGAAAGGCTCTTGAGAAGGCAGGAGCCCAGAAAGAGTGATGAAGTTAAGGGGGTGGCCTGTGAGGGTCAGGGGAGGTCATGTTCAGGAAAGCGGGTAGGACACCCAAGAGGTCCTAAGCCTTGTTCACAGACAGCCCTGGACTTCTAGGCAAGGGGAGCTGGCGAGCTTTGAGAGGCAGCTCGCCTGCCCCTCGGCTGAgagcttcctgagggcagagaTCCTCTTTTCACTAAGATTGTTCCAAAGCCTCTGCCCAGGTCTCCCCTCTCTTTGACACTCCCTGCCAGCCACTCCCATGGGCCCTCATCAACCCTGGGGCGATTCCCATCGTAGCATTTTGGGCACTGTGTTGGGGCTGCCTCTTTGCTTGCCTAGCAACTAAAGGCACATCAAGGGCAGGCACTtccactgctgtatccccagacCCTGGCACAGCCCTGgcatagcacctggcacatagtaggggctTGGCAAATGCACTGTGCACGTATCAAATGAGGCAAAAGTAAAGTCATCCTTAGTTTATGTAAGGTCTCCTGGAATGGGGCATGGGGAGGGCAGTGGAGATCTGGCCACTACCTTTGGGTGGAAGGCTGTGTCAGGGGCTCTGGGACAAGGGTGCACCTCTCCACCCACACATGTCTTTAATCCTATCTCACGTCTCCTCTCTGTTACTTTCTTGGATATAcctgtctcctttctctcttggGAGAGCTCCTGAGACCAGCCCTGGCTGAGAAGTGAGGGGGTTGGGAGAGGAGAAGGCAGGGCTGGAAATCCAGAGAGCAGATAGGGTGGGACTGGGGAGGATGAAAGGGGTTTCTGGGGCCCCCTGGGGGCCTCATGCAGAGATGGGGATCTTCTGAGGTCTGGGGAGCCCATTGGGGTCAGAGGCTGCCCCATCCTTGACGCTGAGGCCCCTACTGAACAGCCAGAGCTGGCAGCATCTGTGCAGAAGCAGGGGGCCCAGTGGGAGGATCAGCGCCAGCCACGCCACGCCCAGGAGGATCCAGATGGCTGCCAGGCTCCGGTACACTGAGATATAATGCTTGCTGGGGTCTGTGCCTGCCAGGGAAGGGAATGGCATCAATGCCAGGGGTCTCAGGGCATAGCCACCTCCAGGTTCCATAGGGACCCTCACCAGCCAGGatgctctctccctcctcctcataACAAGGAACAGCAGTGGAGGTAGGTCTCTGTGGGGTAGTGATGGGTCCTAGACCAGAAACTTCTGAGAATGTTGCTTAGAATCCACAGTAGTCCCAGAAATCATTGGTTTGGCTCCCTTGAATGACCAAGGGCTATCTTATCCTCGATAGTTGTCCTCAGCTGACATCTCTCTATCCCCCAAATCCCAGTGGGCACCCCTACCCTGAGATGATGTGACTGTTTTGTTCTCACCAACAACATAGTCCCCGAAGCCAATGGTGCTGAGAGTGATGAAAGCAAAGTAGAAGCCCTCGCTGAAGCTCCAGCCCTCCACATGGCTGAAGACCATGGGTGGGAAGATGAGAATGACCAGCGTCCCCAGGGTCAGGAACAGAGCCAGGCCCAGGACTTGCAGtacctgggagggagggagttgGCCCCTGAGTCCACTTGAAAGTCTCCAGGATTGTATGAGGTCGGGGGGAGTCTGGGGTAAACATGGAAATGGGACTAGGCCACAGCTAggccccttccctgccctgcagACCCTTGAGGTGGAGGCTGTATCTACGTGTGCATGACCTTGTCCCACCCAGGGAAAGATTTGGGCAGAGGGATTGCATTAGTGGGTCAAGGAGTGATTTGGAGACCCCTTCAGGCTTGGGGATCACACTTGAACAGGCTCCCTGGGGACTCAGATCTGGAACAGAAAAGTATCATTGAACTGTCTGTGTGCCTCTGGCCTTGCAAGCGGCTGGCCAACGGTGGGCACTGGGGGCATGCTGGGGAACCCGCAGAGCTTGTTTGCTACTGCACAAAAGGCTGTTGGAGTTCTGTGGTGACCTTGAAGATGTGCTACAGAGATCCCCCACTTAAAGGAGGATGGTGGGCCAGCTGCCAGCTCCTTCAGGGTGTTCAGCTGTAGAGAACCTCCTGGCCCAGGGGCATACCCTTCCTGGGAAGGCCACACCCAATGCCTGATTGAGGCAGGTATGAAAGCCTGGCTGGTTCCGCCCACTGTGGGACAACTCTGACAGCTCGCACATGCTGTAGAGCTCCTTGAGGCCAAGCCTTTGTAGAGCATGCATAGAAATCCAACTCCCCACTCTGCCCAACCCTGCCTTCACCCTTCCTCTTTCACAGGCATCTACCCCTAAGACCATGCATgccaaactccatctcagcaTTGGCTTCTGGAGGACTCCACTTGCAACAGATCTGTCATAGCAGGCCTATAAGGGAGTTAGGGGGCATACCTGGGAGCGCCTGGGCTGGTCCTCCCATCTCTCAATGGTGGCCAGGTGGGCACGCAGCCCCGTGCCCAGGTGGTTGAGGAAGATCACGTTAAGCGGGATGCCCAACAGGGCATAGAAGACACAGAAGACCTGACCTGCCTCTGTGCTGGGTGCCAGGTTCCCATATCCTGCAAGGGAAGGGGGGCGTGTGCAAATATGGAGAATCTAGAACGCCCTTTGCTCCTCTTCCCCAGACTCCAGCTGAGGTTTGTCTGTCACCACCTCTGGGAGTGAGGAGGGGAAGCTCTTCTGTTCCCATGAACTCTGCTGGAATGATTTTTACTTATAGGACTCCTGCTCATCTTTGAAGGCCCATCTCAAATGACTCTGCCTCCATGAAGCCCTCCTGACTGCCACTCTCCTTCTCCCTACTGGGTGTGGTTCCCCATAGTGTTTTATGTCATTGCTATGTAATTATCgactttgttttctattattgttttttgtgtatttatcgTGTTCCTCTTTGTTGGACTGGAAGTTCCTTATGGGCTGAGCCTGGGTCTGATCCAAGTTTGTATCTCCCACCCCCAACTCCAtcactctgcctggaatgtcGCCTGAGTTCAAGGAAAGTATGTGGAATTGGACTTAACTGAATGGATGGGGTAGACCTGGATCTGACGGTTTCCTTGGGGTGGGATGGAGTGAGTTTTCTGGCCAAGGGGGTGTAGCAGCTGCTGTCAGTGCCCTGTTCCCTCAGAACACATGAGATACCACCTGAAGCTTTGGTGGACAGTTTCTGTATACAAATCACCCCCTGCTCCCAGTTTCTGCACATCTCTCTCTACCTGAGAGATTCTTCTGGCCAAAGGAGTGTGCTTGGTCTATGGGAAGTTTCAAAACGCTGGGGAACTAACATACTCGGGACCAGCTCTCAACCTTTGAGGGCAGGAGTTGGTAGCTAAATGGCCTCTCACATTCTTGTCCCTCGTTGGACCGTTCTGAGGATGGGCTCTATCTAGCCTCTCAGAGGGTCCCAAGCAGAAGTGAGCTCAGTCACTCAAGCCAGTAATCTGCTCATTAATGCAAATTATATTGCCTTCTTCTCCCTACTGTTTCACTTACCCACTCCTTCCCTGGGCTTCCTGAATCATCTCCTAGACAAACCACATCCTTGCCCAGCATCTGCTTTTGGGGAGCCCAAACTAAGATAGGGGCCTTGGGGAAGCTCTT is part of the Nomascus leucogenys isolate Asia chromosome 17, Asia_NLE_v1, whole genome shotgun sequence genome and encodes:
- the KCNK16 gene encoding potassium channel subfamily K member 16 isoform X1, which codes for MPSAGLCSCWGGRVLPLLLAYVCYLLLGATIFQLLERQAEAQSRDQFQLEKLRFLENYTCLDQWAMEQFVQVIMEAWVKGVNPKGNSTNPSNWDFGSSFFFAGTVITTIGYGNLAPSTEAGQVFCVFYALLGIPLNVIFLNHLGTGLRAHLATIERWEDQPRRSQVLQVLGLALFLTLGTLVILIFPPMVFSHVEGWSFSEGFYFAFITLSTIGFGDYVVGTDPSKHYISVYRSLAAIWILLGVAWLALILPLGPLLLHRCCQLWLFSLRQGCGAKEAPGRRPRGGSTAARGVQVTPQDFPISKKGLGS
- the KCNK16 gene encoding potassium channel subfamily K member 16 isoform X3, with the protein product MEQFVQVIMEAWVKGVNPKGNSTNPSNWDFGSSFFFAGTVITTIGYGNLAPSTEAGQVFCVFYALLGIPLNVIFLNHLGTGLRAHLATIERWEDQPRRSQVLQVLGLALFLTLGTLVILIFPPMVFSHVEGWSFSEGFYFAFITLSTIGFGDYVVGLRQGCGAKEAPGRRPRGGSTAARGVQVTPQDFPISKKGLGS